From Gammaproteobacteria bacterium:
GGGGATTAATCAAATTCTTGCCAAAAGAATTTACGATATCTTGCATCCAAATACCTGTGAATACTAACGCTCTGATTCAGCGGCGAACGAAGCGAGTCCGCTGGAAGCAGTTGTTGGGCGTTCATAGTTCAGCGCTTTCATCGTACAGGGAAGGAATAACAGATTGATTTATCCTAAATTTTGTACCGTGGTTATGGCCGGTACGTGCATCAAAATCAACGTATACATTTCCAAATTCGATAGCCGTAATAAATTTTTCTTGAGACAGACCGCGAAGCATCAGTATTTCTGTGTAATGAAAAAATTCTTTTTTCCCTTCCCTTTTATGTTGCGCCTTAACGAAAAAGCAATTATGTAGTTTCGTACCAACTTTATAGAATAAGTCATCGAATCCCCAGTATGGTTGAGGCGAAAGTTGCTCTAAACCAACTGTTTTTATGAGAACAGTACGCCATTCTAGGTGACGTTCCGATATTTTTGATGAATCAAAAGAGACGGTTACTTTTCTCTGTATTCTGTCAACGGTAACTATAAAACCTCGATCTGAAAAATTAGCAGCATTAATGGTTTGCCGGAAACTTTTTTCGTTTTCTGAATACGAAGTTCCTGCCTTTTGATGTGCCCAACCATATTTTGGCAAAAGAATTTGCGGAACAAATTTGCATGCTGTAGGCGAAGGCTCCATGTGAAAGAGAGTTGTTAGCGATGATGATCCAATGCGCTGCGCTTTTAATTCCCACTCCGCAGCATTAGGGATAGGAAGATTGTTTTCTTCAATACCCAATAAGTCTTCAAGTATGTTGCCAACAGCCCCATCATTCCCTATTCGTTTATTTTCTATCCAGCCCATTTGACGAATTTGGCAAAGCGCTTCAACAATACTTTCTTTTGTATATGTCTTCATGCGCTAGAACAACTGTGGGTGTTTAATAAAATCGTCTAACCGTGCTTGAGCAAGAGCAATATATCTAGGAGATATTTCTATGCCAATGAAGTCTCTATTGAGAGAACGAGCAGCAACAGCAGTTGTGCCACTGCCCATAAATGGGTCAAGAATTAGCTGTGCATGAGTGCTGCCAATAATTCTTTCAATAAGGGCAACAGGAAATGGTGCTGGATGTTCATTTTTCATTTCCTGCATAAATTCCCAAACATCGCCCACAGCATTGGCTTTTGGAACCAACTTAAAATCTGGCTTGGCAATTAAATAGATAACTTCATAGGTAGGTAAAAAGTAGCCAGAGTTGAAGTTGATGCCGCCTTTTCGTTTCCAAATGATAATTTGTCTAACGGGTAAATCACGAATAATGTCTTGC
This genomic window contains:
- a CDS encoding MvaI/BcnI restriction endonuclease family protein, with the translated sequence MKTYTKESIVEALCQIRQMGWIENKRIGNDGAVGNILEDLLGIEENNLPIPNAAEWELKAQRIGSSSLTTLFHMEPSPTACKFVPQILLPKYGWAHQKAGTSYSENEKSFRQTINAANFSDRGFIVTVDRIQRKVTVSFDSSKISERHLEWRTVLIKTVGLEQLSPQPYWGFDDLFYKVGTKLHNCFFVKAQHKREGKKEFFHYTEILMLRGLSQEKFITAIEFGNVYVDFDARTGHNHGTKFRINQSVIPSLYDESAEL
- a CDS encoding site-specific DNA-methyltransferase (adenine-specific) — encoded protein: MFEVTEQSEHSQLTSSHIDPMIEFRNKFICGDAFSIMQLIPSESLDLIVTSPPYNLKNSTGNGMKDGRGGKWANAALVNGYSHYDDNIPHEEYAEWQYTCLKEMYRLIKNTGAIFYNHKWRVQNGKLQDRQDIIRDLPVRQIIIWKRKGGINFNSGYFLPTYEVIYLIAKPDFKLVPKANAVGDVWEFMQEMKNEHPAPFPVALIERIIGSTHAQLILDPFMGSGTTAVAARSLNRDFIGIEISPRYIALAQARLDDFIKHPQLF